From Sediminibacterium sp. TEGAF015, a single genomic window includes:
- the deoC gene encoding deoxyribose-phosphate aldolase, translating to MHLAPYIDHTILKPTTLIADIEKLCAEARQYGFAAVCVPPNFVKTAKVFLDGSHVKVATVIGFPFGYSAVEAKLAEIVLAMVDGVDELDVVANISAIKNGDWVYLANELNHIMPVVKSKNKTIKIIIESGILTNEEIIKCCELYGVAGIDYLKTSTGYAEKGATIEAVKLFRLHLPEAVQIKASGGIRDYAFAAELVAAGATRLGCSASVAIVNGEPNQQPAGY from the coding sequence CGGATATAGAAAAATTGTGTGCTGAAGCCAGACAATATGGTTTTGCTGCAGTTTGTGTTCCCCCGAATTTTGTAAAAACTGCCAAAGTATTTCTAGACGGTTCCCATGTAAAAGTGGCTACGGTTATTGGCTTCCCATTCGGATATTCTGCAGTGGAAGCAAAGCTTGCCGAAATTGTATTGGCCATGGTTGATGGGGTAGATGAGCTGGATGTAGTGGCTAATATTAGTGCCATCAAAAATGGAGACTGGGTATACCTGGCCAATGAACTGAATCATATCATGCCAGTAGTGAAATCGAAAAACAAAACCATCAAAATCATTATTGAAAGCGGCATACTCACCAATGAGGAGATTATCAAGTGCTGCGAGTTATATGGGGTAGCAGGCATTGATTATTTAAAAACTTCCACGGGTTATGCAGAAAAAGGGGCAACAATTGAAGCGGTTAAATTATTCCGTCTACATTTGCCGGAAGCAGTTCAAATTAAAGCTTCGGGAGGCATCAGGGATTATGCATTTGCCGCAGAACTAGTGGCTGCCGGGGCTACCAGGCTGGGATGCAGTGCCAGCGTAGCTATTGTAAATGGGGAACCTAATCAGCAACCCGCTGGATATTAA
- a CDS encoding SPOR domain-containing protein, whose amino-acid sequence MKPILLIVLTSIGFLCKGLANSVDTVIVQKDSRLDMLVQKQAQANKRSAMMTSAGLYKGFRLQMISTPRRDDATQMKTELLNRFPDQKTYTLFQSPNFKVRLGNFLKRDDAEKFRAQISKFFPKGIYIVEDTIEYTPVEEELF is encoded by the coding sequence ATGAAACCTATTTTACTCATAGTACTTACCAGTATTGGCTTCCTTTGTAAAGGACTGGCTAATTCGGTTGATACCGTGATTGTGCAGAAAGATTCCCGTCTGGATATGCTGGTACAAAAGCAGGCTCAGGCTAATAAACGTTCGGCTATGATGACAAGTGCCGGATTGTACAAGGGGTTTCGTTTGCAAATGATTAGTACACCCAGAAGAGACGATGCAACTCAGATGAAAACGGAACTATTAAACCGTTTTCCTGATCAGAAAACCTATACGCTTTTTCAGTCACCCAATTTTAAAGTTAGACTGGGTAACTTTCTGAAAAGAGATGATGCCGAAAAGTTCAGGGCACAAATCAGTAAGTTTTTTCCTAAAGGAATTTATATTGTTGAGGACACGATTGAATATACACCAGTAGAAGAAGAATTATTTTAG